One genomic segment of Hordeum vulgare subsp. vulgare chromosome 2H, MorexV3_pseudomolecules_assembly, whole genome shotgun sequence includes these proteins:
- the LOC123429007 gene encoding berberine bridge enzyme-like Cyn d 4 has translation MHKCLDLAPLLLTLTCLFCCFSMISSSSQASSDGFLQCVTEANVSVLEQGEGLFNKQLNKYIRNPKFLANTTGRPLYVVMPANAPHVQAAVRCGRDNKMPIRVRSGGHDYEGLSYRSVDAGGFAMLDMSELRTIVVDNQTSTAWVESGATLGELYHAISEASNLLGFPAGVCTTVGVGGHFSGGGFGTLMRKHGLAVDNIIDAELVVANGTLLNKTTMGDDVFWAIRGGGGGSFGVVLKWQVRLVTVPETVSVFKVSVHNRHGAAVNAVTKWQKVAPAMPGELYIRALVQNDAAVFRAVFLGTCDALLPMMTSKSDGIPWLNLRHSDCKEMTWIESMAYVNNSTVKGLRKRTASDFDSIHGFKATTDYVRHPIRREVWTKIFDKQLAQPMAQVVLVPYGGRMSNVSEDATPFPHRAGVLYSLQLYNYWPVESGDGGAMQTRWVRDMYAFMAPYVSSESKPRGAYFNCRDLDLGTNWGPKYFKGNYERLTKAKAAIDPHNYFSNEQSIPLPK, from the coding sequence ATGCACAAGTGTCTCGACTTAGCGCCACTGTTACTCACCTTAACCTGTTTGTTCTGCTGCTTCTCCATGATCTCTTCTTCTTCCCAAGCTTCGTCCGATGGCTTCCTCCAATGCGTCACGGAGGCTAACGTCTCGGTGTTGGAGCAGGGTGAAGGTTTATTCAACAAGCAACTGAACAAATACATCAGGAACCCAAAGTTCTTGGCAAATACAACCGGGAGGCCGCTCTATGTCGTGATGCCGGCGAATGCCCCTCACGTGCAGGCCGCCGTGCGCTGTGGCCGGGATAACAAGATGCCGATCCGCGTGCGCAGCGGTGGGCACGACTACGAGGGCCTGTCGTACCGGTCTGTGGATGCTGGGGGCTTTGCCATGCTCGACATGTCAGAGCTACGCACCATCGTCGTGGACAACCAGACATCAACGGCGTGGGTGGAGTCCGGCGCGACGCTCGGAGAGCTCTACCACGCCATATCAGAAGCGAGTAACCTGCTGGGGTTCCCGGCTGGCGTGTGCACTACCGTCGGCGTCGGAGGCCATTTCAGCGGCGGTGGCTTCGGCACGTTGATGCGCAAGCATGGGCTAGCCGTCGATAACATCATCGACGCTGAGCTGGTGGTCGCCAATGGGACGCTCCTGAACAAGACCACCATGGGGGACGACGTCTTCTGGGCCATtcgaggcggcggtggtgggagCTTCGGCGTCGTGCTGAAGTGGCAGGTGAGGCTCGTGACCGTCCCGGAGACGGTGTCGGTGTTCAAGGTCTCGGTGCACAACAGACACGGCGCCGCCGTGAACGCGGTCACCAAGTGGCAGAAGGTTGCACCGGCCATGCCGGGTGAATTATACATCAGGGCGCTCGTCCAGAATGATGCGGCCGTCTTCCGGGCAGTGTTCCTCGGCACGTGCGACGCGCTCCTGCCGATGATGACGAGCAAGAGCGACGGCATTCCATGGCTGAATTTGAGGCACTCCGACTGCAAGGAGATGACCTGGATCGAGTCCATGGCATACGTCAACAACTCGACAGTGAAGGGCCTCCGAAAGCGGACCGCCTCCGACTTCGACTCCATCCACGGCTTCAAGGCGACGACCGACTATGTCCGGCATCCCATTCGCCGGGAGGTGTGGACCAAGATCTTCGACAAGCAGCTCgcgcagcccatggcgcaggtcgTCCTGGTGCCCTACGGCGGTCGGATGAGCAACGTGTCGGAGGACGCGACGCCGTTCCCGCACCGTGCCGGCGTGCTCTACAGCTTGCAGTTGTACAACTACTGGCCGGTGGAGTCGGGAGACGGCGGAGCAATGCAGACAAGGTGGGTCAGGGACATGTATGCGTTCATGGCACCCTACGTGAGCTCCGAATCCAAGCCAAGGGGGGCCTACTTCAACTGCAGGGACCTGGATCTCGGAACCAATTGGGGCCCGAAATACTTCAAGGGTAACTACGAGAGGCTCACCAAGGCCAAGGCTGCGATCGACCCCCACAACTACTTCAGTAACGAGCAAAGCATCCCGCTGCCAAAATGA
- the LOC123429010 gene encoding cytochrome P450 89A2-like produces MADLLLVTLLPLAALLFLALHHAPHIKALLTRAMSVLAPELSTVWKPQPASIFVTDHETAHSLLVRGSAGGCFSNRPPSISPSAILSRRRHQNITSAPYGQHWRAIRHNLTSELLHPARLRRHAAARRAALHGLVVDLAEQRNKGVVHAAESIRYAMFGLVATMCFGDGIDTGRLRAMADAQSDLVKSLATARVFAHAKLPAVTRLVYRNRWKKLAFLRQQQEETYLPLIDSRRGRRPKSGEPTVYVDTLIDLLVPDDQANKPRRQQRRLSDGELVGMCSEFLGAGTETTASALQWIMANLVKHREIQEALRREIDAFVCADAEEVSEDVLGKLEYLNAVIMEALRLHPPTSFAFRQVMEEDNVVHDGERIPAGTKVYFPLAAIARDTTAWDDNPDEFKPQRFLACKCKEDASQGTDGTIKMMPFGGGRRMCPGRGVAMLHLSYFVANLVREFRWREGEGELAVDLEPHVEFFTVMKRPLRAHLEIVPTEIRTRVN; encoded by the coding sequence ATGGCAGACTTGCTCCTCGTCACCTTGCTTCCATTGGCGGCTCTCCTCTTCCTCGCCCTCCACCATGCACCCCACATCAAAGCTCTCCTCACGAGGGCCATGTCGGTTCTAGCACCGGAGCTCTCCACGGTGTGGAAGCCGCAGCCAGCTAGCATCTTCGTCACCGACCACGAGACAGCGCACAGCCTCCTCGTGCGCGGCAGCGCCGGCGGCTGCTTCTCCAACCGCCCACCGTCCATCTCTCCCAGCGCCATCCTCTCGCGCCGTCGACACCAGAACATCACCTCGGCTCCCTACGGCCAGCACTGGCGCGCCATTCGTCACAACCTCACGTCGGAGCTCCTCCACCCGGCGCGGCTCCGTCGGCACGCCGCGGCCCGCCGCGCCGCGCTCCATGGTCTCGTCGTCGACCTCGCCGAGCAGAGGAACAAGGGCGTGGTCCACGCGGCCGAGAGCATCCGCTACGCCATGTTTGGCCTCGTCGCCACCATGTGTTTCGGGGATGGCATCGACACAGGCCGCCTCCGTGCCATGGCCGACGCCCAGAGTGACCTCGTCAAGTCCCTGGCTACGGCGCGCGTGTTCGCGCACGCCAAGCTCCCGGCGGTGACCAGGCTTGTTTATCGCAATCGGTGGAAGAAGCTAGCCTTCCTGCGGCAGCAACAGGAGGAGACGTACCTACCGCTCATCGACTCCCGTCGCGGCCGGCGCCCGAAATCCGGCGAGCCGACGGTGTACGTGGACACGCTCATCGACCTCCTGGTGCCGGACGACCAAGCTAACAAACCAAGGCGGCAACAAAGAAGGCTGTCCGACGGTGAACTCGTGGGCATGTGCTCCGAGTTCCTTGGTGCCGGAACAGAAACTACGGCCTCGGCACTGCAGTGGATCATGGCCAACCTGGTGAAGCACCGAGAGATACAGGAAGCCCTCCGGAGGGAGATCGATGCCTTCGTGTGCGCGGACGCCGAGGAAGTCAGCGAGGACGTCCTTGGGAAGCTGGAGTACCTCAACGCTGTGATCATGGAGGCGCTCCGGCTGCATCCGCCGACGTCTTTTGCGTTCAGGCAGGTGATGGAAGAGGACAATGTGGTTCACGACGGCGAGCGTATTCCGGCGGGCACCAAGGTGTACTTCCCACTGGCGGCCATCGCACGAGACACGACGGCGTGGGATGATAACCCTGACGAGTTCAAGCCACAACGGTTTCTGGCGTGCAAGTGCAAGGAGGATGCTTCCCAAGGAACCGACGGCACCATCAAAATGATGCCTTTCGGTGGTGGTCGGAGGATGTGTCCTGGTAGGggtgtcgccatgctgcacttaagcTACTTCGTCGCCAACCTCGTGAGGGAGTTCCGGTGGAGGGAGGGAGAAGgcgagctcgccgtcgatctCGAACCGCATGTCGAGTTCTTCACTGTCATGAAGCGGCCATTGCGTGCTCACTTAGAGATTGTACCAACAGAGATCAGAACGAGAGTTAATTAG